The sequence below is a genomic window from Curtobacterium sp. MCPF17_002.
AGGGCACCCGGTTGAGGGCGCTCTTCGCCAGCACCTCGTGGAAGGTCACGCCGGCGAACTCCGGAGTCGTCACACTGCGGACGAACCCACTGTTGGACTCCATCCCCGGGAGCGCATCGCTCCGCGAGGCGTCGATCGCCTGCCCACTCCATCGCATGCCGCCATTCGAACACACGTTCGAACGCACTGCAAGCCGCGCCCGCGGACGCCGCGCCCGCGGACGCCGCGCGCGCCTGCAGGCCGCGCACTCCCTGCGGGCCGCTCAGTGGTGGAGGCCGAGCACCTTCGCCGTGCGCTCGAGCGTCTCGTCCGCGAGCGCCGGGTCGCTGCCGAGGTCCTGCCCGTAGGTCGGGACCATCGCGCGCACCGCGGATTCCCAACGGTCCCAGCGCTCCGGGAAGCACTTCTGCAGCATGCTCAGCATGATCGGCACGGCCGTCGAGGCCCCCGGGCTGGCACCGAGGAGCCCGGCGATCGAACCGTCGGCGGAGGTGATGACCTCGGTGCCGAACTGCAGCACGCCGCCCTTGGCCTTGTCCGGCTTGATGACCTGCACGCGCTGCCCCGCCGTGATCCGGTGCCAGTTCTCCGGCTCGGCGCTCGGCATGAAGTCACGCAGCGCATCGAACTTCGTCTGCTTCGACGCGAGCAGCTGCCCGATGAGGTACCGGACGAGGTCGAAGTTCGAGAACGCGACGCTCAGCATCGGTCGGAGGTTGTGCGGCCGGATGGACTTGAACAGGTCGAGGACCGAGCCCTGCTTGAGGAACTTCGGGCTGAACCCGGCGTACGGGCCGAACATGAGCGACGAGCCGCCGTCGACGATCCGGGTGTCCAGGTGCGGCACGGACATGGGCGGAGCACCGACGCTCGCCTTGCCGTAGACCTTCGCCGAGTGCTTCTGCACGACCTCGGGGTCGTCCGTCCGGAGGAACTCGCCGGACACAGGGAACCCGCCGTAGCCGCGGATCTCCGGGATGCCGGACTTCTGCAGCAGGTGCAGTGCCCCGCCGCCGGCGCCGACGAAGACGAACTTCGCGGCGATGCGCTGCGTCGACCGGCCGACGTCGTTGCGGACGTCGATGACCCAGCCCTCGGTAGTCTTCGACCGGGTCAGCTTCGTCACCTGGTGCGACGGCTCGAACTCGACCCCGTCGATCTCGAGCTGGTCGAACAGCTGCCGCGTGAGGGACCCGAAGTCGACGTCCGACCCGGCCGCCGAGTACGTCGCCGCGATCGGCTGGTCCTTCTTGCGACCCGGGATGAGCGCGGGGGCCCACTGACGGATCTGCGTCGGGTCGTCGGAGAACTCGATCCCCGCGAACAGCGGGTGGTCCTTCATGGCCTCGTACCGCTTCCGCATGTACTCGACGTTGTCGGCGCCCCACACGAAGGAGATGTGCGGCGTCGGGTTGATGAAGTTCGACGGCTCGGGGAGCGCGCCCGTCTCGACGAGGTGCGCCCAGAACTGCCGGGACACCTGGAACTGCTCGTTGACCGTGACGGCCTTCGCGATGTCGACGCGCCCGTCCGGCAGCTCGGGGGTGTAGTTCAGCTCACAGAGCGCGGAGTGCCCGGTCCCGGCGTTGTTCCACGGGTTCGAGCTCTCCTGCGCGACGGTGCCGAGGCGCTCGTAGACGCGGATCTTCCAGGAGGGTTCCAACCGGTGGATGATGGCGCCGAGCGTGGCGCTCATGATCCCTCCCCCGACCAGGACGACGTCGATCGGGTCCACCTGCTTCACTGCCACCCGTCGATCCTAGCCGCGTGGGATGTGCGCCGGGGCACCGAGGGCCCCGGCGTGCCTACGCGGTGACCGACCGGCGCGCGACGATCGTCTCGGCGATCTGCACCGCGTTGAGCGCAGCGCCCTTGCGGAGGTTGTCGTTGCTGACGAAGAGCACCAGGCCGTGTCCCTCGGGAGCCGACTGGTCCGCACGGATGCGCCCGACGAACGTCGGGTCCTGACCGGCCGCCTGCAGCGGCGTCGGGACCTCGGAGAGTTCGACGCCCGGCGCGTCGGCGAGGACCTCCGTCGCACGCTCCGGGGTCAGCGTGCGGTCGAACTCGGCGTGCACCGAGATCGAGTGCCCCGTGAAGACCGGCACGCGAACGCAGGTGCCGGCGACGAGCAGGTCGGGGAGCTCGAGGATCTTGCGGCTCTCGTTGCGGAGCTTCTTCTCCTCGTCGGTCTCGCCGAACCCGTCGTCGACGATGCTGCCCG
It includes:
- a CDS encoding malate:quinone oxidoreductase, coding for MAVKQVDPIDVVLVGGGIMSATLGAIIHRLEPSWKIRVYERLGTVAQESSNPWNNAGTGHSALCELNYTPELPDGRVDIAKAVTVNEQFQVSRQFWAHLVETGALPEPSNFINPTPHISFVWGADNVEYMRKRYEAMKDHPLFAGIEFSDDPTQIRQWAPALIPGRKKDQPIAATYSAAGSDVDFGSLTRQLFDQLEIDGVEFEPSHQVTKLTRSKTTEGWVIDVRNDVGRSTQRIAAKFVFVGAGGGALHLLQKSGIPEIRGYGGFPVSGEFLRTDDPEVVQKHSAKVYGKASVGAPPMSVPHLDTRIVDGGSSLMFGPYAGFSPKFLKQGSVLDLFKSIRPHNLRPMLSVAFSNFDLVRYLIGQLLASKQTKFDALRDFMPSAEPENWHRITAGQRVQVIKPDKAKGGVLQFGTEVITSADGSIAGLLGASPGASTAVPIMLSMLQKCFPERWDRWESAVRAMVPTYGQDLGSDPALADETLERTAKVLGLHH